From the genome of Desulfovibrio sp. JY:
TCGGCCCCGGCACCATGAACGCCCTGGCCTGGTTTTTCGAGGCCACCTACATGGCCCAGGTCGGCGGCCCGCTGATCTTCCTGGCCTTCCTCCTGCATTTCGTCCTGGCCGCGCGCAAGATACCCTTTGCCACCAAACAGCAGCGCATCATGCTGGCCAACGCCAAGCGCATGCGCCACACCGATACCTGGCTGTGGGTGGTCCAGGCCACGACCGCCATGGGCATCCTCATCATGGGCGGCATCCACATGTGGGTGGTGCTGACCAACCTGCCGATCACCGCCGAAAAATCCGCCGCCCGCATCCAGACCGGCTTCTGGTTCGTCTTTTATCTCTTCCTGCTCCCCATGGTGGAGCTGCACGTGGGCATCGGCTTCTATCGCATCCTGGTCAAATGGGGCTTCCTCGATCGTCAGGGACGCTGGTCGATCAAGAAGAAGGAGAACATGCTCACCGCCATCTTCATCGTTGTCGGCGTGCTCTCGCTTTTGCGCTACTACTTCCTGCCGCTCAAATAAGGACGCGACCCATGAATATCATACAAACCGATCTGCTGTGCATCGGCGCGGGGCTGGCCGGCGAACGCGTGGCCCTCGAGGCGGCCGACAACGGCTTCTCCGTCATCTGCCTGTCCATCGTCCCCGCCCGCCGCTCCCACTCCTCCGCCGCCCAGGGCGGCATGCAGGCGGCCCTGGGCAACTCGGCCATGGGAGAGGGCGATTCCCCGGACGTCCACTTCGCTGATACCGTCAAGGGCTCGGACTGGGGCTGCGACCAGGAAGTGGCCCGCCTGTTCGTCAATGCCGCGCCCATCGCCATGCGCCAGATGGCCTTCTGGGGCGTGCCCTGGAACCGCGTGGTGCCGGGCGAACAGACCTATTACAAGGGAGGCAAGCCCTTTACCGCCTATGAAAAGCCGGAAAACGAGGGGCTCATCCACTCCCGCAGTTTCGGCGGCACGGCCAAGTGGCGCACCTGCTACACCTCCGACGGCACCGGCCACAGCGTGCTCTATACCCTGGACAACCGCGCCGCCCAGATGGGCGTCAACGTCAAGGACAAGGTCGAGGCCATCGCGCTGATCCATGACGGCGCGACCTGCATGGGCGCCATCGCCCGGTCGCTCAAGACCGGCGAGCTGACCGCCTACCTGGCCCGGGCCACGCTGATTGCCACCGGCGGTTTCGGCCGCATCTACCGCGAATCCACCAACGCCGTGATCTGCGACGGCGGCGGACTCATCACGGCCCTCGATACCGGCGTGGTGTCCCTTGGCAACATGGAGGCCGTGCAGTTCCACCCGACCGGCATCGTGCCGACGGACATCCTGGTCACCGAAGGCTGCCGCGGCGACGGCGGAACGCTCCTCGACAAGAACGAATACCGCTTCATGCCGGACTACGAGCCGGAAAAGGCCGAACTGGCCTCCCGCGACGTGGTATCGCGCCGCATGACCGAACACATGCGCAAGGGCCTTGGCGTCCCCTCCCCCTACGGCGACCACCTCTGGCTCGACATCCGCCACCTCGGCGAACACCACATCCGCACCAAACTGCGCGAGGTCGACGAGATCTGCCAATCCTTCCTCGGCATCGATCCGGTCCACCAGCTCATCCCGGTGCGCCCCACCCAGCACTATTCCATGGGCGGCGTGCGCACCAACAAGGACGGCGCGGCTTATGGCCTCAAAGGCCTGTTCGCCGCCGGCGAGGCCTGCTGCTGGGACATGCACGGGTTCAACCGCCTGGGCGGCAACTCCCTGGCCGAAACGGTCGTCTCCGGCATGATCATCGGCGGCAAGATCGTCGAATATCTGAAGGGCACGGAAACCACATTCTCCACTGGCGCCGTGCGCGACGCCATGGCCCGGCAGGACGCCCGCATCGCGGACCTCGTTTCCTGCAAAAACGGCCACGAGAACCCCTACACCGTGCGCAACGCCATGTACGACTCCATCATGAAGGGAGCCGGCATCTTTCGAAACGGCAAGGACCTGCAAACCTGCGTCAACGAATTGCAGGAAGTCCTCGGCCGGGCCCGCCAGGTCGGGCTGCGCAGCAACGGCAAGGGGGCCAACCCCGAGCTCACCATGGCGCTCAAGATCGAAGGCATGGTCAAGCTCGCCCTGTGCGTGGCCTACGGAGCCCTGGAGCGCACCGAATCGCGCGGCGCCCATACCCGCGAGGACTACCCCGAACGCAACGACCGCGACTGGCTCAAGCGCACCCTGGCCACCTGGGCCCCCGGCGCGGACCTCCCCACCCTCAACTACGAACCGGCCACCCAGGTCTTCGAGATGCCCCCGGGCGACCGCGGCTACGGCGGCGGCAAGATCATCCCCATGGATGCGCCCAAGGAGTAAGGGGGAAGAAGGTGCCTCCGGCGGCCGGGGGGAAACTTTTTGAAAAAAGTTTCCCCCCGGGCCCCCCTTCAAAAACTTTTAAAGGGGGACCGGGATTGCCAGATGCAATGGCCGGGACAAAGGACGGCCGGAACGCGCTCCGGGTGAGCGAAAAGACAAGCGAGCGTAGGGAGCAGGATTTGCCCCAGGGATGGGCCGAAGGTCGCAGGGCCGGCGGGGGCGTGTGCCGGACGCGAAGGCGTATTCTTCAAATATGCGCCGCGCGCGGCCGCCACACGTCCCCGCCGGCCGACCCAAGCCCCCCCGCCGGAAGGGCAAAACGAACGGCGAACGGTGAACGGTGAACAAGCAGGACACCAAGGAGAACAAGAAGATGGGCAGAACGCTGACCTTCAATATATTCCGCTACAATCCCGCGGACGAGGCCTCCTCGCCCCACATGGACAAATTCCAGCTCGACGAAACCGAGCGCATGACCCTTTTCATCGCACTCAATAGAATCCGCGAGGAGCTCGACCCGACACTCATGTTCGACTTCTGCTGCCGGGCCGGCATCTGCGGGGCCTGCGCCATGGTCATAAACGGCCGGCCGGGCCTGGCCTGCCACACCAAGACCAAGGACCTGCCCGACGAAATCAACCTCATGCCCCTGCCGATCTTCAAGCTCGTGGGCGACCTCTCGGTCGATACCGGCACCTGGTTTCGCGGCATGTACCAGAAGGTCGAATCCTGGGTGCACACGGACAAGGTCTTCGACCCCACCGCCCAGGAAGAACGCATGGACAACGGGCTGGCCGAGCGGATCTACGAGCTCGACCGCTGCATCGAATGCGGCTGTTGCGTGGCCGCCTGCGGCACGGCG
Proteins encoded in this window:
- a CDS encoding succinate dehydrogenase/fumarate reductase cytochrome b subunit; translated protein: MSVPTTATHEGLPVGRLSAYLDWLQMLTGAALILFMWAHLILVASILIGPGTMNALAWFFEATYMAQVGGPLIFLAFLLHFVLAARKIPFATKQQRIMLANAKRMRHTDTWLWVVQATTAMGILIMGGIHMWVVLTNLPITAEKSAARIQTGFWFVFYLFLLPMVELHVGIGFYRILVKWGFLDRQGRWSIKKKENMLTAIFIVVGVLSLLRYYFLPLK
- a CDS encoding fumarate reductase flavoprotein subunit, with the protein product MNIIQTDLLCIGAGLAGERVALEAADNGFSVICLSIVPARRSHSSAAQGGMQAALGNSAMGEGDSPDVHFADTVKGSDWGCDQEVARLFVNAAPIAMRQMAFWGVPWNRVVPGEQTYYKGGKPFTAYEKPENEGLIHSRSFGGTAKWRTCYTSDGTGHSVLYTLDNRAAQMGVNVKDKVEAIALIHDGATCMGAIARSLKTGELTAYLARATLIATGGFGRIYRESTNAVICDGGGLITALDTGVVSLGNMEAVQFHPTGIVPTDILVTEGCRGDGGTLLDKNEYRFMPDYEPEKAELASRDVVSRRMTEHMRKGLGVPSPYGDHLWLDIRHLGEHHIRTKLREVDEICQSFLGIDPVHQLIPVRPTQHYSMGGVRTNKDGAAYGLKGLFAAGEACCWDMHGFNRLGGNSLAETVVSGMIIGGKIVEYLKGTETTFSTGAVRDAMARQDARIADLVSCKNGHENPYTVRNAMYDSIMKGAGIFRNGKDLQTCVNELQEVLGRARQVGLRSNGKGANPELTMALKIEGMVKLALCVAYGALERTESRGAHTREDYPERNDRDWLKRTLATWAPGADLPTLNYEPATQVFEMPPGDRGYGGGKIIPMDAPKE
- a CDS encoding fumarate reductase iron-sulfur subunit, translated to MGRTLTFNIFRYNPADEASSPHMDKFQLDETERMTLFIALNRIREELDPTLMFDFCCRAGICGACAMVINGRPGLACHTKTKDLPDEINLMPLPIFKLVGDLSVDTGTWFRGMYQKVESWVHTDKVFDPTAQEERMDNGLAERIYELDRCIECGCCVAACGTALMREDFLGAVALNRVARFILDPRDKRTEKQYFDIVGTDEGIFGCMGLLGCEDVCPKEIPLQEQLGHLRRKMALAAVKNLLPKFLKKDF